The Elaeis guineensis isolate ETL-2024a chromosome 14, EG11, whole genome shotgun sequence genome has a segment encoding these proteins:
- the LOC140853783 gene encoding uncharacterized protein, with protein MVELLAPEMEDTATLAEIIGFRRPPEGYPPGSLVPENRSRQEFGSPHKKEKHQVGSALKEKGFRVSKKKKKKKKIYSCISENSHDHWSSEEEIASRVFKSPKKDRKNKHLPQKDFENGDIVWAKAFPYTWWPGRIDRIKNSSGLVSFYGCTKSQWFRVPEIRGFEENYTHMSKKIGMKLSANINLALEELSWRTALGLMCSCQNSAVEATGVLVDQTAQVRKGFEPTDILGFVLDVAVSAWVEDVEKVRAVRVSAQVDVSACQNGEVGEELCPNDLLDFVLDVAVSLSIGDYGSVGIARAVKQLLAYRQFVSVCPNWLSGQIMGAEDSSLDDETEGIAKCPCFQF; from the coding sequence ATGGTGGAGCTTTTAGCTCCAGAGATGGAGGACACTGCGACCTTGGCGGAGATTATAGGGTTTCGTCGTCCTCCGGAGGGCTATCCTCCTGGTTCGCTTGTTCCGGAGAACAGAAGCCGGCAAGAATTTGGATCTCCCCATAAGAAGGAGAAGCATCAGGTCGGTAGCGCTTTGAAGGAAAAGGGTTTTAGGgtttcaaagaagaagaagaagaagaagaagatttataGTTGCATTTCCGAGAATAGTCACGATCACTGGAGTTCCGAGGAGGAGATTGCTTCTAGGGTTTTCAAATCACCCAAGAAAGATAGGAAGAACAAACACCTCCCTCAAAAGGATTTCGAGAATGGAGACATTGTTTGGGCAAAAGCGTTTCCTTACACGTGGTGGCCTGGCCGGATTGACAGAATCAAGAATTCCTCGGGTCTGGTATCATTTTATGGTTGCACGAAGAGTCAGTGGTTTCGGGTTCCTGAAATTCGTGGATTCGAGGAGAATTACACCCATATGTCGAAGAAGATCGGCATGAAGTTGTCCGCTAATATCAATCTTGCTTTGGAGGAGTTGAGCTGGAGAACAGCATTAGGGTTGATGTGTTCTTGCCAGAATTCAGCTGTGGAAGCAACTGGCGTGTTGGTTGATCAGACTGCACAAGTAAGAAAAGGATTTGAGCCGACTGACATTTTGGGTTTCGTGCTAGATGTGGCTGTTTCTGCATGGGTTGAAGATGTAGAAAAGGTGAGGGCGGTTAGAGTGTCAGCACAGGTCGATGTTTCAGCCTGTCAGAATGGTGAAGTGGGTGAAGAGCTCTGTCCAAATGATTTGTTGGATTTTGTTCTTGATGTGGCTGTTTCTTTGAGCATTGGTGACTATGGCTCTGTCGGTATTGCTAGAGCAGTGAAGCAACTCCTTGCATATCGGCAGTTTGTCTCTGTCTGCCCAAATTGGTTGTCTGGGCAAATTATGGGGGCTGAGGACAGTTCACTTGATGATGAGACCGAAGGTATTGCAAAATGCCCCTGTTTTCAATTTTGA